CCTGGGCTACGAGCGGCTGCGCCAGATCAACCCCGGCCTGATTTGGGCGTCGGGTACCGGATTCGGCGAGACCGGGCCCTACGCCCACAAGGGTGGCCAGGACGTCCTGCTCCAAGCCCTCTCCGGCGTCATGTGGCGACGACAAAGCGAGGACACCCCGCTCTCGGTCTACCCGACCACCTTGTGCGACTACACCACCGGGATGCACCTGACCCAGGGGATCCTGCTGGCCCTCCTGGCCCGGGGCCGCACCGGCCAGGGGCAGCGGGTCGACGTGCGGATGTTCGACTCGATGCTGCACATGCAGATGCAGGAGGCGGCGACCCAGCTCAACCGCGGCGCCGAGGTCAACTGGGCGGCCATGCCGCTGTCCGGCGTGTTCCCCACGACCGACGGGGCCGTCTGCTTCGTCGGGGCCTTCAAGCAAGAGCCGCTGCGTGACCTCTGCGGTGCCCTGGACCTCGACGACGAACTCTGGCAGCGCCCCGAACTGCAGGACCATGACGGTCAGATGGCCAACAAGGCCGAGCTGCAGGAGGTCTTCCGGCGGGCATGCGCCACCAACACGACCGCGCACTGGATTGAACGCCTGGAGGCGGCCGACCTGCTGTGCGCTCCGGTGCTGTCGATGGTCGAGGCGCTCGCCGACAAGCAGACCGAGATCAACGGGATGATCGTGAAGATGGACCACCCGACCGAGGGCACCGTCGAGGTGCTGAACGCGCCCATCGGACTGTCCGCGACCCCGGCCTCCATCCGGCACCGGGCACCCACCCTGGGGGAGCACTCGGCCGAGATCCTGCGTGACCACGGCTTTTCCACCGACCGCATCGCCCGGCTGACGCAGGACGGGGTGATCTCGTGACGACGGACCAGGATCCCGGCGCCGGGATCGACTGGCAGGTCCAAGACGGCGTCGGCCGGCTCACCATCGACCGGCCACGGGTGCTGAACGCCCTGGACGGGGCGGCCACCGCCCGAATGGTGCAGATCTGGACGGAGGCCGAGAAGGACCCGACGCTCCGGTGCATCGTGCTGACCGGTGCGGGCGACCGGGCCTTCTGTGCCGGGGCTGACATGTCCTCCGCGGCAACGGGTCCCAGTGGTCTGGAGTATTGGGCGGCGCTGACCCCGGACGGTTTCGGAGGTATCAGCCTGCGCCGCACCCTCGACGTACCGGTGATCGCTCGCGTCAACGGGTACGCGCTCGGCGGCGGGTTCGAGATGGTCCTGGGCTGCGACATCGTCGTGGCTGCGGAGACTGCATCGTTCGCCCTGCCCGAGCCGCGGGTCGGCCGATTACCGCTGGACGGCGGGATGGTGCTGCTGCCCCGCAAGATCCCGCACAACCTGGCGATGGGGATGATGCTCACCGGCCGCCGCGTTCCGGCCGCCGAACTACAAGCGTTCGGCGTGGTCAACGAGGTCGTTCCGGCCGCGGAGCTCGACACCGCCGTCGACCGCTGGGTCACCGACATCGTCGCCTGTGCCCCGCTGTCCGTCCGGGCCGTCAAACAGTCGGTCCAGCGCACCGCCGAGCTCGATCCGCGGACCGCCCGCGATGCCCGGCTGCCCGCCGTCATCGACGCGCTCACCAGTGCCGACGCCGACGAGGGTCCCCGGGCGTTCCGGGAGAAACGCGCACCGGTGTGGACCGGAAAGCCCAGCCGATGACCGGCCCGAGGTTGGCGTCCGGGGTCTGGGGGGTTGTCGCCACCCCGTTCACCAATGACCTGCAGGTGGACGAGCGAAGTCTGCGGCGCCTGGTCCGGCACTACGCCGACATCGGGGTCACCGGACTGACCGTCCTCGGGGTGTTCGGCGAGGCCGCCGCCCTGGACGCGGACGAGCGCGCGGCTGTCCTGCGCGCCGTCGTCGACGAGGTCGATCTTCCGCTCACGGTCGGCCTGACCTCGCTGGCCACCGCACCGGGCCGCCAGGAGGCCACGGCAGTGCTGGCCGCCGCGGGCGACCGGGTGGCCGCGGTGATGGTGCAGGTCAACAGCCCGGTCGTCGAGATCGTGGTGGACCATCTCGACGCGATCAGTACGTCGGTCGACCTGCCGGTCGTGGTGCAGGACTACCCCGTCGCCAGCGGGATCACCATCGCCATCCCGGCGCTGCGCATGGTGGTGCAGACCGCGGCCCGGGTCGCCGCCGTCAAGGCGGAGGCCCCGCCCACTCCTCCGGCCATCGCTGCACTGTCCGACCTCGGTGTCCCAGTGTTCGGCGGACTCGGCGGCATCGGACTGCTGGATGAGCTGGCCTGTGGCTCGGCCGGGGCCATGACCGGCTTCTCCTACCCGGAGGCGCTGCTCGACTGCGTCGCCGCCCACCGGTCCGGCGGCTTCCCCGCAGCCCGGGCGGTGTTCGCCCCCTGGCTACCGCTGGTCACCTTTGAACAACAGGCCCGGATCGCGCTGGCCATCCGCAAGCAGTGTCTGGTCGAGCGCGGCCTCATCGACCACGCGACCGTCCGACCGCCGGCCGCGTCGCTGCCCGACGCGCTCCGGGGTCCGCTGCGGGTGCAGATGGCTGCCGCCGCCCAGCTGCGCACCGGCCGGCCCGCGGTCTGACGTCGACCTCGGCCCACCCCCGACCGTAAGGAGCACTCCACATGGATCTCGGAATCGCTGGCCGCACCGCCCTGGTGTGCGCTTCCACCGCCGGGCTGGGAGCGGCCACCGCCCGTGCGCTGGCCGCCGAAGGCTGCCGGGTGGTGTTCACCGGACGCCGGGGCGAGCGGGCCCGGGCTCTGGCCGCGGAATTCGACCACTGCATCGGCCTGGAAGCCGATCTCGGCTCGGTCGCCGGCGCCCAGCGGTTGTACGAGGACACCCTCGACGCGGTCGGCCCCCCGGACATCCTGGTGCTCAACGGTCCCGGACCACGGCCGGGGACGGCCAGCACCGTGACCCCGCAGGATGCAGCGGCCGCGGTCACCACGCTGGTCGAGGTCCCGGTCGCGCTGATCAGCGCGGCCCTGCCCCACCTACTATCCCAGGGCTGGGGCCGGATTGTGGGCATCGGGTCCAGCGGGGTGCAAGCCCCACTGACCGGCCTGGCGTTGT
This window of the Nakamurella flava genome carries:
- a CDS encoding CaiB/BaiF CoA transferase family protein translates to MSDETPFPPGALDGVTVLDFTQVYMGPSATQLLGDFGAEVIKVERPRWGDLSRNSFPDRSGQDNPIFYSINRNKRSISLDTRGDAGKQVLYDLIGDIDVVVSNFRAGVMERMGLGYERLRQINPGLIWASGTGFGETGPYAHKGGQDVLLQALSGVMWRRQSEDTPLSVYPTTLCDYTTGMHLTQGILLALLARGRTGQGQRVDVRMFDSMLHMQMQEAATQLNRGAEVNWAAMPLSGVFPTTDGAVCFVGAFKQEPLRDLCGALDLDDELWQRPELQDHDGQMANKAELQEVFRRACATNTTAHWIERLEAADLLCAPVLSMVEALADKQTEINGMIVKMDHPTEGTVEVLNAPIGLSATPASIRHRAPTLGEHSAEILRDHGFSTDRIARLTQDGVIS
- a CDS encoding enoyl-CoA hydratase-related protein yields the protein MTTDQDPGAGIDWQVQDGVGRLTIDRPRVLNALDGAATARMVQIWTEAEKDPTLRCIVLTGAGDRAFCAGADMSSAATGPSGLEYWAALTPDGFGGISLRRTLDVPVIARVNGYALGGGFEMVLGCDIVVAAETASFALPEPRVGRLPLDGGMVLLPRKIPHNLAMGMMLTGRRVPAAELQAFGVVNEVVPAAELDTAVDRWVTDIVACAPLSVRAVKQSVQRTAELDPRTARDARLPAVIDALTSADADEGPRAFREKRAPVWTGKPSR
- a CDS encoding dihydrodipicolinate synthase family protein; its protein translation is MTGPRLASGVWGVVATPFTNDLQVDERSLRRLVRHYADIGVTGLTVLGVFGEAAALDADERAAVLRAVVDEVDLPLTVGLTSLATAPGRQEATAVLAAAGDRVAAVMVQVNSPVVEIVVDHLDAISTSVDLPVVVQDYPVASGITIAIPALRMVVQTAARVAAVKAEAPPTPPAIAALSDLGVPVFGGLGGIGLLDELACGSAGAMTGFSYPEALLDCVAAHRSGGFPAARAVFAPWLPLVTFEQQARIALAIRKQCLVERGLIDHATVRPPAASLPDALRGPLRVQMAAAAQLRTGRPAV
- a CDS encoding SDR family oxidoreductase; translation: MDLGIAGRTALVCASTAGLGAATARALAAEGCRVVFTGRRGERARALAAEFDHCIGLEADLGSVAGAQRLYEDTLDAVGPPDILVLNGPGPRPGTASTVTPQDAAAAVTTLVEVPVALISAALPHLLSQGWGRIVGIGSSGVQAPLTGLALSNLGRAGLAGYLKSLATEVAKDGVTVNMLLPGRIDTDRVRSLDAAAAESTGRSPAEVAADSAASIPLGRYGRPEEFGAVAAFLCSAPASYLTGLAARCDGGLVPVL